Proteins co-encoded in one Rhopalosiphum maidis isolate BTI-1 chromosome 2, ASM367621v3, whole genome shotgun sequence genomic window:
- the LOC113552556 gene encoding uncharacterized protein LOC113552556: protein MLLEKIKCLHEYTTNYTTQNIYRWTNPKLNGKKETVLNRLRIGHTRITHGFLMARKEPPICQTRGTALIVKHLIADCLKFNQERVMNGISYNLDTALGPDHEKNLEIINFTKQAKLFNLS from the exons ATgttattggaaaaaataaagtgtCTACACGAATATACGACAAATTATACCactcaaaatatata ccGCTGGACAAATCCAAAGCTGAACGGGAAAAAGGAGACTGTTCTTAACAGACTTCGCATTGGTCACACCAGAATCACACATGGTTTCCTGATGGCCAGAAAGGAACCCCCCATTTGCCAAACTCGTGGAACTGCTTTAATTGTCAAACACTTAATAGCCGACTGTTTAAAATTCAACCAAGAGCGTGTTATGAATGGGATATCCTACAACCTTGACACCGCACTCGGACCCGATCATGAAAAAAACCTagagataattaattttacaaaacaagCTAAACTGTTCAacctttcataa